A genomic segment from Paenibacillus sp. FSL K6-1096 encodes:
- a CDS encoding response regulator transcription factor, translated as MYTILIADDEAEIVELLQLYLEKEYHILQAQNGMEALKLMQSHKIDLAILDIMMPGMDGLQLLKRIRETEHFPVLFLSAKSQHHDKILGLELGADDYISKPFNPLEIVARAGALLRRVHQFDAKAVEEEKPKDQIVLGRLTLDRSSCQVEVDGEPVALTSTEYKILELLMQQPGRVFTRKKIYETVWEDFYVYEDNSIMVHISNIREKIERDSKRPEYLKTIRGLGYKIEAPVEK; from the coding sequence ATGTATACCATTCTTATAGCCGACGATGAAGCGGAGATTGTGGAGCTGCTGCAGCTATATTTGGAGAAGGAATACCATATTCTGCAGGCCCAGAACGGAATGGAAGCGCTGAAGCTGATGCAGAGCCACAAGATTGACCTGGCGATTCTGGACATTATGATGCCGGGAATGGATGGGCTTCAGCTGCTGAAGCGGATTCGCGAGACGGAGCATTTTCCCGTCCTGTTCCTGTCGGCCAAGAGTCAGCACCATGACAAAATCCTCGGCCTGGAGCTGGGTGCAGACGACTACATCTCCAAGCCCTTCAATCCGCTGGAGATCGTGGCCCGTGCCGGGGCGCTGCTGCGCCGGGTGCATCAGTTCGACGCCAAGGCGGTGGAGGAGGAGAAGCCGAAGGACCAGATTGTGCTGGGCCGGCTGACCCTGGACCGGAGCAGCTGCCAGGTAGAGGTGGACGGTGAACCGGTCGCGCTGACCTCTACTGAATATAAAATTCTGGAGCTGCTGATGCAGCAGCCGGGCCGTGTTTTTACGCGTAAGAAGATCTATGAGACGGTCTGGGAGGACTTCTACGTGTATGAGGATAACAGTATCATGGTGCATATCAGCAACATCCGGGAGAAGATTGAACGCGATTCCAAGCGGCCGGAATACCTGAAGACAATCAGGGGATTGGGGTACAAAATTGAAGCACCCGTGGAAAAGTAG